The genomic DNA GAGAAATCCAGAATGTAAACCTCCACAGTAAGGCTACGACCGCCCACCGTAGGCCTTGTTCCTATGTTGACCGCGGCAGAATATCGGGTCTGTCCAATCCTAACCGATGCTGCGTAAACGCCTCTTGCTGGCAGGATTTGTTTCTCAGCTGGTTGAAGATTTGCCGTTGGGAAGCCAAGCTTTTCGCCGATGCCATCGCCGTGAACAACGGTTCCCCTTAAAACAAATGGGTGGCCAAGCATTGCTGCTGCCTTTTCTACTGCGCCCGAAGAAATCAACCGTCTAACTTCTGTGCTACTTATTATCGTCCCATCCATAACTATTTGCGGTACTACTATTGTCCCAAACCCTAACTTTTCTCCCATTTCTCGAAGAAGCGCCGGCCTACCTCGCCTTCCCTTTCCAAATGCAAAGTTAGAACCTATTACAATAGTTTCAGCCTTCAACTTTTCGAGCAGAATGTGTATTAAGAAATCCTCAGCCGACATTTCTGCAAGTTTATGGTTGAACTCTAATACGAGCGCTAGGTCCATTCTGCGCCATGCAATAAGTTCAAGCTTTTGTTCAAGCGTATTGATATAATGTGGTGCGTATTTGGGCTGCAAAATTTCCTTGGGATTGCGATCGAATGTAACAGCTACGGCAAGAGACCTAGAATCATCAGCAGTTGACCTCACCAGTCGCATGATTGCTTGATGACCAAGATGGACGCCGTCGAACACTCCAACAGTCACCACCGACTTATCCAAAGCAGGTAGGTTTTCAATTCCCCTTGCTATCTGCATATACATTCTTTATCTATTAAGTCTTCGCAATTTCTCACTCAATGCATTCAAAAAATTGACAGATGGCTCTACACCATACTTGCGTGCAAGTTCTACTTCTTTCCATGCTTTCAAATATTGACCTTTTCCGTATAACAATTGTGCAAGAGTTAAATGTGCTTCTGCGTAATTGGGCCTGAGAGCTAATGATTTCCTAAGGCTTTTAATTGCTTTATCTACTTGCCCTAAATTGGCCTGTACACTTCCCAACACATAATACGCCATATAGTCATCAGGAACAAGACGGCTTGCTTCTTCCAGC from Armatimonadota bacterium includes the following:
- a CDS encoding bifunctional riboflavin kinase/FAD synthetase; the protein is MQIARGIENLPALDKSVVTVGVFDGVHLGHQAIMRLVRSTADDSRSLAVAVTFDRNPKEILQPKYAPHYINTLEQKLELIAWRRMDLALVLEFNHKLAEMSAEDFLIHILLEKLKAETIVIGSNFAFGKGRRGRPALLREMGEKLGFGTIVVPQIVMDGTIISSTEVRRLISSGAVEKAAAMLGHPFVLRGTVVHGDGIGEKLGFPTANLQPAEKQILPARGVYAASVRIGQTRYSAAVNIGTRPTVGGRSLTVEVYILDFSGNIYGEKLDVAFHQRLRSEIQFAVKEDLIKQIEADVVQVQATEGSFCNMVFDTDCQLW